The Alphaproteobacteria bacterium genome segment GTACGATAGCCATCTGATAAAGGAGGAATCGACCATGCATGACGTTGTCATTCGCGGGGGGACCATCGTCGATGGGACCGGCGCAGACCGCTACACGGGCGACGTCGCCATGGATGGCGGCATTCTGACCGAAGTCGGCGGCAAAGCCGGACCGGGAAAGCGCGAGATCGACGCAACCGGCCAATTGGTCCTGCCGGGCTGGGTCGACGTCCACACTCACTATGACGGCCAAGCTACCTGGGATCCTTTGCTGACGCCTTCGTCTTGGCACGGCACCACCACCATCATGTTCGGCAACTGCGGCGTCGGGTTTGCCCCCTGCCGCCCAGAGGACCGCGACCGTCTGATCGACCTGATGGAAGGTGTCGAGGACATCCCCGGCATTGTCCTGTCAGAAGGTCTCAAATGGGACTGGGAGAGTTTCCCGGAGTTCCTCGACGCCTTGGAACGATTGCCGCGCACGATCGACATCGCTGCCCAAGTGCCGCACCACCCCTTGCGGGTCTACGTCATGGGCGAACGCGCTCTGAAGCACGAACCGGCGACCGCCGAAGACATCGCCACCATGAGCAAGATGGCGGAAGAGGGTCTGCGCGCCGGCGCCTTCGGCTTCACGACCTCGCGTACCGAGTTGCACCGCACCTATAGCGGCTCGCTGGTGCCGGCATATTTCGCCCAAGAAGAGGAATTCCTTGGCGTCGGCGCGGCCTTGGGCCGCGTCGGTCGGGGTGCGTTTGGCATGCTCGCCGATTTCGTTGACGAAGACGCCGAATTCGCCTGGATCCGAAAGCAAGCCAAGGACCAAGGTCGCCCGATTTGGTTCCTGTTGACCGACCGATTGCACGATCCGGCGCGCTGGAAACGGTTAATGGGAAGCGTGCGCGCCGCGCGCGACGAAGGCTTGCCGGTCGCTGCCCAGGTTGCGTGCCGGCCGGTCGGACTGATCCTCGGCCTTCTCACCTCGATGACGCCGTTCAGCGCCCGTCCTACTTTTGCGTCGCTCGCCAGACTCGATCCGACCGAGCGGCTTGCGCGTCTCAAGGACCGCGCCGTGCGCGACGCGATCCTGGGCGAGGAATCAGCCCCGGAGTTGCTGGAGCCGCTGTCGCCGCCGCACCGCTACGCGATGACCCGCTGGGACCGCCTTTATATCCTGGGCGACCCGCCCGACTACGAGCCCGGACCCGAGCGCAGCGTCGAGTACATGGCGACCCAAGCGGGCGTTTCGCCCGCTGCCTTTGCCTACGATTACCTGACCGACGGCGACGGCCAACGCACTCTGTTCTTCCCGGTCACCAACTATGTCACCGGCGATCACGAACCGATCCGCGCGATGATGACGGAACCTGGGACGGTGATCGGCCTGAGTGACGGCGGCGCGCATTGCGGGATTATTTGCGATGCCAGCATGCCGACCTACTTACTTACCCATTGGGCGCGCGACCGAACCCGCGGCGAGAAGCTTCCGCTTGAATGGGTCGTCAAACGCCAGACCTCGGACAATGCCGCGTTCTTCGGTTTCAGCGACCGCGGTCGCTTGGCGCCAGGCCTGCGCGCAGACATCAACATCGTCGACCACGCCGCGCTGCGCATTCGGCCGCCCGAACTTGCCTACGACTTGCCTGCCGGCGGCCGACGGCTGATCCAAAAGGTCGACGGCTATTCGATGACCCTTGTCGCCGGCGAACCGGTGTTCGAGAACGGGCTGCATACCGGTGCCTTGCCGGGCAAATTGGTCCGCGCCGGGCGCAACTAGCGCGCGACCAACGCAATGTGTGCCGACGCGGTCCGACATGCGAATACCGCGGACGTACGGATTGGCGCTCCGGTGAGATGTCGGTGAAGATGCATGCGGTCGTCTTTGATTCGTTCGGCGACACGAACGTCCTCGACTACCGCGAGGTCGCGCCGCCGGCGCTGCGGCCCGATGAGGTGCTTGTCCGGTTGCACCGGGCCGCGGTCAATCACCTGGACCTAGATATCCGAAGCGGCGTCTCGGGGATGACTGTCGCGCGACCGCACGTGCTGGGCACCGAAGGCGTCGGTGAAGTCGTCGAACTCGGCGTAACGGTTGCGGACTGGCAGGTCGGCCGGCGGGTCGGTACCTACGCGTTCCATACCTGCGGCTTATGCGACAATTGCCGAGCCGGGCGGATCAACATGTGCACCGCAATCCGCACGCTTGGTGGCGACCGGTGGGGTACCTATGCGACCCATATCGCGGTCCACCAAAGTCAGCTTGTGGCCATTCCAGACGCGCTAGGCGACGAACCCGCGATCGCCTCTTACAAATATGCGACCGCCTGGGAGGCTCTCGTCGACACGATGAAGCTCCAATCCGGCGAAACGGTCCTCGTGATCGGCGCCGCCGGAGGCGTCGGGTCGGCGGCAACCCAACTGGCAGTCCACTTGGGAGCGCACGTCATCGGCGCCGCCGGGTCCGCCCAAAAGACCGCGTACGTAGAGGGACTAGGCGCTGCCCAATGTATCGACTACAGCCAGGAGGATCTGGCCGAGGCGGTGCTGCGCTACACCGGCGGCGTCGGCGCCGATGTCGTCTTCGATGTCGCCGGTGGCGAAACCCTGCGGCAGGCCGTCAAAGCAACCCGGCACGGCGGACGAATCGCGGTGGTGGGGGCACACGCCGGCGAAGAAGTAACGATCGACTTTGTCGACCTATTTCGCCGCCATATCTCGATCCACGGCTGTGGACGCTATACCCCGGCGATTCTCGCGCGCGTGTTCGAGATGCTGGGCGCAGGGTTGCCAGCAGCGGCGATCGCGGGGCGCTTCCCCCTCAAGGATGCCGCCCAGGCCCATATCGCGATGGCCCAGCGCGATTTCGTTGGGCGCTTCGTTCTGATCCAGCCCTAGACCGTCGCGCCAAGAGACAGGCCGCTCAGCGCGCCTTGACGGCGAGGACGTCGCACGGCGGGTGGCACAGAAAATCTTCCGCAACGCTCCCGAGAAATGCGTGGGTGATCCCAGTACGACCGTGGGTGCCGATAACGAGAAGGTCGGGTTTGAGTCGCGCGAACTCCTCGTCGATGACTTGACGAACCAGACCCTGCCGCAGGATTTGGTCGAATTCGACCCCGGTCACGTCCAATCCGGCAAGGAACGCCGCCATCTCGACCGCGGCTACTTCGCGGAACTGTTTGTCCTGCTGTAGACCCGCCGTTTTGCGATTGTCCGCGAGCCCTTTGAAGGGAATGTGATAGGCATGGATAAGGTGAAAGGCACCACCCTCGACAAATGCCGCCGCAATCTCGACCGCTCGTTTGGCGAAGATCGAAAAATCGACGGCGACCATCGCGCGTTTGTAAGGCCCGGTGGGGCGATCGCGCACCACCAAAACCGGCACTTCGGCCGTGCGGATTACCCGTTCGACGGTCTTGCCGCGAAACATGTCCTTGATCGCGTCTTCGCGGTGAACCCCAAGAACGACCAGATCGGCGCCGGTTTTAGCTGCCATGCCGAGGACGGCGGCATCCTTCTTGCCCTGCACGACCTCGACGGCAACGCGGAGGCCGCTAGCGACAGTGAGCGCCGCGACATGGTCGTGAATAGCCTTCTGCGCGGCGGCGCGCTCCGCATCGGCGGCGGCGGGCCGCAATCCCTCATCCAGGACATGGACAACCGTCAATGCCGCGCCGCGCGCCTCGGAGATTTGAACAGCGCGCTCCAGGGCCCGGTCGGACCTCGCGGATAGGTCCGTCGCCATCAACAGTTTCTTCATCGCGCCGCTCTCCCAACAACGGTCCAATCCCGCATCCATATGGGGAGAACGCACTCCTATTTCCACAGAATTCGGCGCGCTGCAGTCTTTTTTGGGCGCGTTAACAGACGACGTTCGGCGGTGCTGCTGTAGCGCGGGGGACGGCAGCCGACGAGGGGTCGGTGTGGCCAACGGTGGCGTGGATTTGGCGGAGGGGGTGGGATTCGAACCCACGGTACCTGCAAGAGGTACAACGGTTTTCGAGACCGCCCCGATCGACCACTCCGGCACCCCTCCGACAAGCCCGTGTTGTAGCCGTTCTAGGCGTTAGCGCACAAGGCTTGGTAGACCGATCGCGATTTCCGGAACCGCAATGAGCAGCGCCAAGAGGATCAGGCTACAGCCGATATAGGGCGCGCCGGCCAAGGCCACCTCCGAAAGCGTTATGCCCTTGGGCGCCACACCCAGCTCAACCCCTTTTCGGCATGCCTCCTGCCGCAAAACGATCGGATGGATATCGACAACCGACAATATGCGCCAAGTAGACTTGGCGCCGTTCGGTCTTCTCAACGGCGCCGACTATCCGTTCCCGACCGCCTATGGAGCGCGGGGTCACTTGTCAGTGCCGACCGGACAGGTCTTAGCTTATAATCGTTGCAAGGTAGTTCTTACTAAGAAATAAGGGAGCAGACCGACGCGGCGAGTGGGCGATAGCCCAGTACCGGCGGGCGGAGGAGCTATTGTGTGGTTGGGTTGTTTAGTGGAGGCACTCGGTCGGTTGCGGTCGCCTGCGGTACTCTGGCTCGGGGCGAGTCTTGCGGTCAACTTCGCCTTCTTCGCAACCGGAGAAGCAACCGGGCAGCAGCTTCCGCGCGATGATACACAGGCACACCTTGGCGTGGAGAGTTGTGGCGGTTCGGTATGTCACGACGCCGCTCAACCGTGGCCGACATCCCCGGTGACGCAGAACGAATATTCTATCTGGAAACAGCAAGACCGTCATTCACGGGCGTACGCGACACTAACCACCGCCGAGTCTGCACGGATTGCCCGCAATCTTGGAATTGCCGACCCCACAGGCGCCGACATCTGCTTAGATTGTCACGCCGACAATGTTGCGCCGGCTGTCCGGGGCCCATCGTTCGACATCGCGGAAGGCGTCGGCTGTGAAGCCTGCCACGGCGGTTCCGCCGACTGGGCGGGGCCGCATGCCGACGGATTTTCATGGCACAAGTCGAATACCGCCTTGGGACTCTACCCAACAGCAGATCCCGTCGCGCTGGCGGCCCTTTGCATCTCATGCCACGTCGGATCGGAAGGTTCCTTTCCGAGCCATCGTCTTTACGGTGCGGGCCATCCCCGTCTAGCGTTCGAACTCGATACTTTTCTCGTTCGTCAACCGATGCACGCGCAAGTCGACGTCGACTACCTCCTGCGAAAACCGCCGGCGAACGGCGCCAAGTACTGGGCGATCGGGCAGATCGCGACGGCCCACCGGCTCGCAGTTCTGATGTCCGAGGCACCACGCCTATCCGACGGTGCGTTTCCTGAATTGGCATTCTACGACTGCGCGGCGTGCCACCACCGGATGACCGATTGGCCGGCCATGGCTGTTCGAACATCTCCGAATCCGAAGCCTCGCCTGAACGCAGCATCCTTTGTCATGGCGACGGCGATCGCCGCCTCATTGGTGCCGGATCTTGCGATGGACGTTCAACGCGGCAGTATGGCTTTGCGTGCGGCGGCATTCAGCGACATGGCGGACTTGAATGAGGCTGCCATGCAACTCGTGAATCCCCTGAACATGCTCCTTTCCCGTACCGCAGAGTTCGATTTTGATGGTTCGGAGCGGAACGCCGTACTCCGCGCGCTGTTGGAGACCGGCGCGAATGGAAGCTACCGCGACTTCTCCGATGCTGAGCAAGTCGTCATGGCACTGGCCGCCCTTATCGCCGCGAGTCGGGGCGACTCGGTGCGCCCAATGTCCGCGGAAGGCGTGACCGCAAGGTACATGGAGATGTTCTATTCCGCTGCCGCCGACGCGGGGAGATTCGACCCCATCACGTTCAGAGCGGTTTTCGAGAAGGTCACAGAAGTTTGCGGGGATGCATGTCGAACGGGAGGAAGATCGTGAAAGTTGGCTTCGGTCGGATACCTACCGCCTTTTGCTACCTCCTGGCGGTTTGTTTTTTTCAATTGACCTTCTTCACGGGGCTCAGTCTTGCCCAGCAGGGTGTGTCACCTGATCGTGCAAAGGCTTTCGCGCCGGCCGCAGACGGCACCGATGTCCCCTCAGACTACCGCCGCTCCGTCGGCATGGACGATGCGGCTCTCGCCCATTCGAACCTATTGTCGGCGGACTCGTACCCATCGGCCGTAGAGTGCGGCCGTTGTCACCAACAAATATTCACCGAGTGGGCATCCTCCAATCACGCCTATGCATCTATCTCGCCGATGTTTCACAAGTTCGAGCAGGCCATCAACGACCTAAGTTCGGGAACAATCGGGGCGTTCTGTGTCCGGTGTCACCAACAGGTCGGAACGCAGCGCGGAGAGTCGCGAGAGTTGCCCCTGTGGGAACGCTCGCCCGTGGCCCGTGAGGGCATCACGTGCATCACCTGCCACCGGGTGAACGCCGAGTTCGGCAAAGTCAACGGCGAGCGCCATATCGAGCCGGGCAGCATCTACAGCCCCGTCGTCAACGTTGGACGAAGCGAAAACCTTGGCGATGTCTTGGCCGACCCCGAGGAATACCGCGTGGCCACGGCCGACGATCAGGAAGGAACACCCATTCACAAGGGCGCCGTCGTTTTCGAACAGATCGGGCGTTCCGAGTTCTGCGTCTCCTGTCATCAGGTGGCCGTCAATTTGGGGATCAAGCTGGAAGTCGTCTGGGAGCAATATCGAGACAGCCCTGCCTTCCGGCGAGGGGTTACCTGCCAGGATTGCCATATGGGGAAAGTCCCGGGGGAAGCGAAGGGGTATGCCAAGTGGCCCATCGCCATCGTCAACGGTCGCGTGATCGGAAGTCCGGAACAAAAGCACTCGAATCATGCGTTCTACGGGCCGGGCTATCCGATCGCGCATCCGGGTCTGTTTCCGTTCAACCCACGCAGCCTGCGCTGGGATATCCGCGAGTGGCTGACCTTCGACTACCGCGCAGGGTGGGGCACTCCCAACTACGAACAGTCGTTGGCGCAAAAGAAAGTCCCGTCTCCCGATTTTCCCCCGGTGTGGGCAAAGCGCGAAGATCGCGAAGCCGCGCGTTTGGTGATCGATCAGAACGAAGCGTTACTGCGGGCAAAGGAACGCGACCGGATTGCCGTCATGGAAAACGGGGGCCGGATCGACGGACCCTTCTTCGACAACGGCAAGCCCGTGTCTGGCAAGCCGCTCCACTTCCGCTATCGAATCACGAATGTCGACGAGGGGCACAACTTGCCCTCCGGTTCGCTCGGCGCGCAGCCCGAAATATGGCTGAACGTCGTCCTGGTCGACCCTGAGGGTAAGAGAGTCTGGGAATCGGGATACGTCGATAGCTACGGGGACATGGCGGACTTGCATTCTCTCGATGTGGCGGCTGGAAAGATCGAGCGCGACCGGCAGCTGTTCAACCTGCAGACGAAATTCCTGACGACAAACGTAAAGGGGACCGACCGCGAGATGTACCTACCGGTCCAGTTCGACGTCGATCAGTTGCCGTTCCTGCGGCCGGCTGCGGTGCCGACGACAGTGCTAAATCACCCACCCTTCGTTCGGATGGAGGGCCGCTCCATTCCCCCGCTTGGCTATCGCGACGCGAGCTACACAGTTCCGGCAAATTTGATGGCGACACCGGGACGGTATCGTCTTCAGGTCCGTATGCGCAGTCGAGCTGAGCCGATCTACTTCATGAAATTCGTGGGAGCGACCCCCGACATGGAGCAACGGATCAACGAGTTGATGATCGATATTCACCCCTATGCTGTTTCGTTCGACGTTGAATAAATGCGTATTCGAGCAATTTCTTTATTCGTTGTCGCCCTAACGGCATTCTCGTCGGTCGCGATCGCCCAGGTGCCACGACGCACCCATCCGCCCGCCCAAAGTGAGGCAGGAACCGCGCCCGCCGAAGCACACCAGGCCGCACCCCATACCGACCCGACGGTCCGGCGCGAACCTTTCGACCGAACGCTGTTCGGGCCGGACCCCGTATATCCGGTCGGCGCCTACGACCCAGTGGAGGAGACGGCGACCTACGGCGGAAAACGCGCTGTCCCAACTCCACGGCCTCTTCTCGAACTCGGGTATCCGCTCTACGACGAAGGCCCCATTGGCGCAGGGCATGACATCGTCGGCGCCAAAAACTTGGTGCGGCCGCAGTTTCTTGTTTACGGCGACTTGCGCACAGCGCTTGCATACAACGACACCGGCGGCGCCGAGAAAGGTCAGGTTGCGGCAAGGCTCAACCTTGAGGTGGACCTCAAACTGACGGCGACCGAACGCCTTCATGCCTTTTTCCGGCCGCTCGACAACAATGCGCGGTTCACGCGGGATGAGTTTTTCGGAGACGACGCACAAGGCGGCGAACTGATTCTCGACGGCGCGCTGGAAACGCTATTTTTCGAGGGTGACATCGGCGCCATCCAATCGGGCTTGACCGACAGATATGCGCGCTACGACCTGCCTATTGCTTTCGGCCAATTACCATTGTTCTACCAAAACGGTATCTGGTTCGATGACGCGGTTGTTGGCGTGGCGTTCGCTGTGCCGGCGCGGAATTCGCCGAAACTCGATATCTCCAATTTCGACGTGTCGGTATTCGCGGGATTTTCCGATGTCGAGACCACGGCATTGCGCAAGGCCGGTGGTGTGCTCGACGAACACGGCGCTGATGTTTACGGCGCTGTTCTGTTCGCGGATGCGCGAGAGGGCCATTTAGAACTTGGTTACGGCTATCTCGACGATACGCGTCCAAACGGCAATGCCAGCTACCATAGTCTTGCTTTGGGGTGGTCGCGCCGCTACGGCGGGTGGCTTTCAAACAGCGTGCGGCTCATCGCCAACATCGGCCAAGACCCGGACGGCGGCGCCATACAGTCCGCCGATGGCGCGGTCTTCCTCCTTGAGAATTCACTGGTTACCAGCAAGCCGTCGACGCTGGTTCCCTATGCCAACTTCTTCCTTGGGCTCGATCGACCGCAACCGTTGGCGCGGGGCAACGACGGCGTGCTCAAGAACACCGGAATCAACTTCGAGACCGACGGCTTGACGGGGTTTCCAAAATTGACGGACACCGCCCAGGATGCGTGGGGCGGCGCCGTCGGCGTATCCTACCTGTTCGATCTCAGCCGCCAAGTCGTTGCGGAAATCGCGACCGTTCAACTCCTCCGCGGTAAATCGGACACGATTGTTGGCGAAGAAGTCGCCCTGGGCGCCCGGTATCAACAGAACTTGAGCCCTGCCTGGCTCGCCCGCTTCGACGCGATGTACGGCTTTCGGTCCAACGCCGACGACATTCGCGGGGTTCGCGCGGAACTCCGGCGGAAGTTCTAGGTCGACAGCGTGCGCGCCGACAGCCGCCGGCCTCGTAAGGCTCAATATTGAGGGACCGTAGGACCATTTCGGCTTCCCTAGCTAGATTTACACGCAAAAGAGGAGGAGGTGCGAATAAACCCCCTCAAAGGGTGCGTTTTAAGGCCCTCGCCCATAGTCCGGCATTGACAGGGGGGTGCCGAAGACTATATTTCGGCGGCTTCGGCGCACCCCAGAAACGCTTGGAATTCCGCCGCGAACGCACCTAATAGAAGGCCGGTCGACCGATGTATGCAGTAATGAAGACGGGCGGTAAGCAATACCGCGTCGAACCCAACGACCGCCTGCGTGTGGATAAGTTGGTTGGCGAACCCGGCACGACCGTCGACATCGGCGACGTGCTGATGGTCGGCGACGGCGAGAATACCCAGGTCGGCGCGCCGCTGCTGGCTGGCGCCTCGGTCAAACTTGAGGTCGTGGAGCAAACGCGCAACGACAAGATTGTCGTCTTCAAGAAAAAGCGGCGCCAGAACTATCGGCGCAAGCAAGGACACCGCCAGGAAATGACCGTGGTGCGCGTGGCCGAGATTGCCGACGCCCATGGCAAGAAAGCGACCGCAGCCGACGCGGCGCCCAAGCCGAAGGCAAAATCGAAAAAAGCCGCCGCGACCGACGCGGCGGCCTCGGACGAGGAATAGATAGATGGCACATAAGAAAGCCGGCGGTAGTTCCAGGAACGGTCGCGATACAGCCGGGCGCCGCCTCGGCATTAAAAAGTTCGGTGGCGAGGTCGTCATTCCGGGCAACATCATCGTGCGCCAGCGCGGCACCAAATGGCATCCGGGTACCAACGTCGGTATCGGCAAGGATCACACGATCTTCGCGCTGATCCCGGGCACCGTGGCCTTTGCCGAAAAGGCGAAGGGCCGCGTTTACGTTTCGGTGGAGCCGGCCACCTAGATTATTCCGCTTGCCGGACCCAAGGGGAATGGCGAGCCATTCCCCTTTTTTGTTGGGCAGGCGAGCGCCGCGGCATGAAGTTCCT includes the following:
- a CDS encoding multiheme c-type cytochrome, giving the protein MTQNEYSIWKQQDRHSRAYATLTTAESARIARNLGIADPTGADICLDCHADNVAPAVRGPSFDIAEGVGCEACHGGSADWAGPHADGFSWHKSNTALGLYPTADPVALAALCISCHVGSEGSFPSHRLYGAGHPRLAFELDTFLVRQPMHAQVDVDYLLRKPPANGAKYWAIGQIATAHRLAVLMSEAPRLSDGAFPELAFYDCAACHHRMTDWPAMAVRTSPNPKPRLNAASFVMATAIAASLVPDLAMDVQRGSMALRAAAFSDMADLNEAAMQLVNPLNMLLSRTAEFDFDGSERNAVLRALLETGANGSYRDFSDAEQVVMALAALIAASRGDSVRPMSAEGVTARYMEMFYSAAADAGRFDPITFRAVFEKVTEVCGDACRTGGRS
- a CDS encoding amidohydrolase family protein, yielding MHDVVIRGGTIVDGTGADRYTGDVAMDGGILTEVGGKAGPGKREIDATGQLVLPGWVDVHTHYDGQATWDPLLTPSSWHGTTTIMFGNCGVGFAPCRPEDRDRLIDLMEGVEDIPGIVLSEGLKWDWESFPEFLDALERLPRTIDIAAQVPHHPLRVYVMGERALKHEPATAEDIATMSKMAEEGLRAGAFGFTTSRTELHRTYSGSLVPAYFAQEEEFLGVGAALGRVGRGAFGMLADFVDEDAEFAWIRKQAKDQGRPIWFLLTDRLHDPARWKRLMGSVRAARDEGLPVAAQVACRPVGLILGLLTSMTPFSARPTFASLARLDPTERLARLKDRAVRDAILGEESAPELLEPLSPPHRYAMTRWDRLYILGDPPDYEPGPERSVEYMATQAGVSPAAFAYDYLTDGDGQRTLFFPVTNYVTGDHEPIRAMMTEPGTVIGLSDGGAHCGIICDASMPTYLLTHWARDRTRGEKLPLEWVVKRQTSDNAAFFGFSDRGRLAPGLRADINIVDHAALRIRPPELAYDLPAGGRRLIQKVDGYSMTLVAGEPVFENGLHTGALPGKLVRAGRN
- a CDS encoding multiheme c-type cytochrome yields the protein MKVGFGRIPTAFCYLLAVCFFQLTFFTGLSLAQQGVSPDRAKAFAPAADGTDVPSDYRRSVGMDDAALAHSNLLSADSYPSAVECGRCHQQIFTEWASSNHAYASISPMFHKFEQAINDLSSGTIGAFCVRCHQQVGTQRGESRELPLWERSPVAREGITCITCHRVNAEFGKVNGERHIEPGSIYSPVVNVGRSENLGDVLADPEEYRVATADDQEGTPIHKGAVVFEQIGRSEFCVSCHQVAVNLGIKLEVVWEQYRDSPAFRRGVTCQDCHMGKVPGEAKGYAKWPIAIVNGRVIGSPEQKHSNHAFYGPGYPIAHPGLFPFNPRSLRWDIREWLTFDYRAGWGTPNYEQSLAQKKVPSPDFPPVWAKREDREAARLVIDQNEALLRAKERDRIAVMENGGRIDGPFFDNGKPVSGKPLHFRYRITNVDEGHNLPSGSLGAQPEIWLNVVLVDPEGKRVWESGYVDSYGDMADLHSLDVAAGKIERDRQLFNLQTKFLTTNVKGTDREMYLPVQFDVDQLPFLRPAAVPTTVLNHPPFVRMEGRSIPPLGYRDASYTVPANLMATPGRYRLQVRMRSRAEPIYFMKFVGATPDMEQRINELMIDIHPYAVSFDVE
- the rplU gene encoding 50S ribosomal protein L21, translating into MYAVMKTGGKQYRVEPNDRLRVDKLVGEPGTTVDIGDVLMVGDGENTQVGAPLLAGASVKLEVVEQTRNDKIVVFKKKRRQNYRRKQGHRQEMTVVRVAEIADAHGKKATAADAAPKPKAKSKKAAATDAAASDEE
- a CDS encoding zinc-binding dehydrogenase; translated protein: MHAVVFDSFGDTNVLDYREVAPPALRPDEVLVRLHRAAVNHLDLDIRSGVSGMTVARPHVLGTEGVGEVVELGVTVADWQVGRRVGTYAFHTCGLCDNCRAGRINMCTAIRTLGGDRWGTYATHIAVHQSQLVAIPDALGDEPAIASYKYATAWEALVDTMKLQSGETVLVIGAAGGVGSAATQLAVHLGAHVIGAAGSAQKTAYVEGLGAAQCIDYSQEDLAEAVLRYTGGVGADVVFDVAGGETLRQAVKATRHGGRIAVVGAHAGEEVTIDFVDLFRRHISIHGCGRYTPAILARVFEMLGAGLPAAAIAGRFPLKDAAQAHIAMAQRDFVGRFVLIQP
- the rpmA gene encoding 50S ribosomal protein L27; this translates as MAHKKAGGSSRNGRDTAGRRLGIKKFGGEVVIPGNIIVRQRGTKWHPGTNVGIGKDHTIFALIPGTVAFAEKAKGRVYVSVEPAT
- a CDS encoding universal stress protein, with product MKKLLMATDLSARSDRALERAVQISEARGAALTVVHVLDEGLRPAAADAERAAAQKAIHDHVAALTVASGLRVAVEVVQGKKDAAVLGMAAKTGADLVVLGVHREDAIKDMFRGKTVERVIRTAEVPVLVVRDRPTGPYKRAMVAVDFSIFAKRAVEIAAAFVEGGAFHLIHAYHIPFKGLADNRKTAGLQQDKQFREVAAVEMAAFLAGLDVTGVEFDQILRQGLVRQVIDEEFARLKPDLLVIGTHGRTGITHAFLGSVAEDFLCHPPCDVLAVKAR